Proteins from one Ahaetulla prasina isolate Xishuangbanna chromosome 2, ASM2864084v1, whole genome shotgun sequence genomic window:
- the FEM1C gene encoding protein fem-1 homolog C — MDLKTAVFNAARDGKLRLLTKLLANKTKDEVALLMSEKTNGATPLLMAARYGHLDMVEHLLEHCSASIEIGGSVNFDGETIEGAPPLWAASAAGHLKVVQSLLNHGASVNNTTLTNSTPLRAACFDGHLEIVKYLVEHKADLEVSNRHGHTCLMISCYKGHKEIAQYLLEKGADVNRKSVKGNTALHDCAESGSLEIMKMLLKYCAKMEKDGYGMTPLLSASVTGHTNIVDFLTQHVETSKTECINALELLGATFVDKKRDLLGALKYWKRAMDMRYSDRTNVLNKPIPQTLIMAYDYAKEVNNAEELENLIADPDEMRMQALLIRERILGPSHPDTSYYIRYRGAVYADSGNFKRCINLWKYALDMQQSNLDPLSPMTASSLLSFAELFSFMLQDRAKGLLGTTVTFDDLMGILCKSVLEIERAIKQTQCPPDQIQLNKALSIILHLICLLEKVPCSTEQDHFKKQTIYRFLKLHPRGKNNFSPLHLAVDKNTTCVGRYPVCKFPSLQVTAILVECGADVNARDSDDNSPLHISALNNHPDIMNLLIKSGTHFDATNLHKQTAIDLLDEKEMAKNLIQPINHTTLQCLAARVIVNHCIHYQGHIPEKLEKFVLLHR; from the exons ATGGATCTTAAGACAGCCGTATTCAATGCTGCTCGTGATGGCAAGTTACGACTCCTCACCAAGTTACTGGCAAATAAAACTAAAGACGAGGTGGCTTTGCTGATGTCAGAAAAAACAAATGGTGCCACTCCCCTCCTAATGGCAGCCCGATATGGGCATCTTGACATGGTGGAACACCTACTGGAACATTGCAGTGCTTCTATAGAAATTGGTGGTTCTGTGAATTTTGATGGTGAAACTATTGAAGGGGCGCCACCGCTGTGGGCAGCGTCAGCAGCTGGTCACTTGAAAGTGGTTCAGTCTTTATTAAATCATGGAGCATCTGTCAACAATACAACTTTGACAAACTCAACACCTCTCAGAGCTGCCTGCTTTGATGGTCACCTAGAAATTGTAAAGTACCTTGTGGAACACAAAGCAGACTTAGAAGTGTCTAACCGTCACGGACATACATGTCTTATGATATCTTGCTACAAAGGACACAAAGAAATTGCTCAGTATTTACTTGAGAAAGGGGCAGATGTAAATAGAAAAAGTGTCAAAG GAAATACAGCATTGCATGACTGTGCAGAATCCGGTAGCCTGGAAATCATGAAGATGCTTCTGAAGTATTGTGCAAAGATGGAAAAAGATGGTTACGGAATGACTCCCCTTCTCTCTGCAAGTGTTACAGGCCACACAAACATAGTTGATTTTTTGACTCAGCATGTCGAGACAAGCAAAACAGAATGCATCAATGCCCTGGAACTCTTAGGAGCCACATTTGTGGACAAAAAGAGAGATTTGCTTGGTGCTTTGAAGTACTGGAAAAGAGCTATGGATATGAGGTACAGCGATAGGACTAATGTTCTCAACAAACCTATACCTCAGACATTAATTATGGCCTATGATTATGCCAAGGAAGTGAACAATGCTGAAGAGTTAGAGAACCTAATTGCAGATCCCGATGAGATGAGAATGCAGGCATTGCTAATTAGAGAACGTATTCTTGGCCCTTCTCACCCAGATACATCCTACTATATTCGGTACAGGGGTGCTGTCTATGCAGATTCTGGAAACTTCAAACGATGTATCAATCTCTGGAAATACGCTTTGGACATGCAGCAGAGTAATTTGGACCCTCTGAGCCCTATGACTGCCAGCAGTCTTTTATCATTTGCTGAACTCTTTTCATTCATGTTACAGGACAGGGCAAAAGGTCTACTGGGCACAACAGTTACCTTTGATGATCTTATGGGCATATTGTGCAAAAGTGTCCTTGAAATAGAACGTGCTATTAAACAGACTCAGTGTCCACCTGACCAGATACAGCTCAACAAAGCGCTTTCCATCATTTTGCATTTAATTTGCTTATTGGAAAAAGTACCTTGTAGTACTGAACAAGATCATTTTAAGAAACAGACTATATATCGATTTCTGAAGTTGCATCCTAGGGGAAAGAATAACTTTAGCCCGCTCCACTTGGCTGTTGATAAGAACACAACGTGTGTGGGGCGCTACCCAGTTTGCAAATTTCCTTCTTTGCAAGTCACAGCTATATTAGTGGAATGTGGTGCTGATGTAAATGCTAGAGACTCTGATGACAACAGCCCTTTGCACATATCTGCACTGAACAACCATCCTGACATTATGAATCTTCTTATCAAGTCAGGTACACATTTTGATGCAACAAACTTACACAAACAAACTGCTATTGACTTACTGGATGAAAAAGAGATGGCAAAGAACTTGATCCAGCCCATCAACCATACTACATTGCAGTGTCTTGCTGCCCGTGTCATTGTGAATCATTGCATACATTACCAAGGGCACATCCCGGAAAAACTTGAGAAATTCGTTTTGCTACATAGATGA